CATGGAACCATATGCCAAGTAGCTAGTTGGTTGAGGCATCATAAACCATGAACCTGAACCCCCCATCCCTGGATCGTATTATTCATGCatatttttttagataattAACTGACTTGTTCATAAGCATGCTTTCAGTGAGAATCTAATAATCATACAAAAAGCATAGATTGACAACGTCGAGAACATCCGTGATGAATCAAATATGcataaaaataaagagaaatcCAAGTTGCTAACaataacaagaagaagaagaatgaggcGGAGGAGGACTCCATACCTTTTTCCTGCAGAACTTGAAGAGGGGATGCAGGTAACGAGCGCATTGCTTAAAAGTGGCGACCATCGACTTCCCCTTGGCCGTCCTCTTCTCCGCTTCCGTCATCTCCTCGAGCTCCAGATTCCACTCATTCAGAAGTCTCTTGAAGAACACTAGAATCTTGTCCTCATCACATAGATCCTCAAATTTGGTCTTCATCCGCTTCAAATCCTTGTCGGTGTTCTCTCCTGACGACCCTCCGTCCGCGCTCAGATTCTTGCCCCCATCCGCATCAGCCCCATCGTCCTCCAATCCAGCCCCGTCCTCCCTCTTGCTCTTGCTCCGGTCATGGAGGAAGGACACCGAGCCGGACTTCTGGCGCTTGCGGAGCTCGTCGATGTCGCGGAGGAAGTCGTTGGTCTGGCCCTCGATCATGTCGCTGTCGATCTCCAGGACGCCTGACTTGAGGGTGAGCTTGAGGCGGTCGAGGCGAGCGTCGTCGTCCTCGCCGAAGAGGGTAATGGGCTGCTTCAGGATGCGGAGGCGGCGGATGACATCGTGGCGAGGAAGGACGAGGTCGTCGATCCTCTGTTCCTCGGAGCGAGCTTCGGAGGGCttcttggaggaggaggaggaggaggagagggtggGGGGGAGGGAGGCCTCGGAACTAGGGTTTTGGCCGGAGGATGCGGTGGAGGGggcggaggaggggcgtgatttGGAAAGGCGTTCGCGTTGCTCCTCGGCGCGAAGCTTTTGGATCTCCTTCTGTTCGATCTCGGAGCGTTTGAGGAGCTTCTTGCCGCCGAAGTCGGCCTCGagtctctccctcttcttctggaGCTCGCGCTTGAGGAGATCCATGGCGGTCGTTAGGGCTCTTTTTCCGTCGTCCCCAAATCTGAACGCAAGGGGCCTAATATGAGGCGTATCCAGTGGCCAGTCTCCGGACCCCAATtttcataaaattattttataacaaattatgataattattatgatataataaattttatatcGACTCATATTTTCGTTTAGCTATATTGAATCCAGAATCCTCCTAATTCTAACATTGAAAGCaaactctcactctctctctatatataacataagtaaatataaaaatataaaaaaattggcCATACTATTGgtgttaatttaatttttttttctcgtgTATGttctatttaattttgaccggTTATCATTATAGTTTTAAGTATCAATTGATATGtagattttgattttgtttcaatcaaactaaatataagcaaaaatttaaatttgttcTAAAGCAATTTGATTTTTCCAAAACCAATCGGCTACTTCcataatttcttttatgttgcaATCTGTTTCAGACTATTATAATAAATGTTCATTAAGTTTTGAAAATTGCTAGCTCTTGATTAATTAATCTACTAAAATCATGTGCTAAAGTAAATCTAAAAAAACTGGACTCAGAACCGAATATGTTTATTAGTTACGTTTACTGAGAGTTTGAAGCTTATGATCCAAATACAACTGGATTTGACTCAAATTTGACCCATTTACAACCCTAGTTGCACAAATTAACCCTTAGTTGTAATTTTATTAGATATAACTGCACGCACTGCCTGCATTAACTAATAATTTATTGatgtattatatatttttatttatagaaAAGGAATATTGGGTGGATGGATATAAtacaaataattaacttcaataaataaaattagtaaaatatttgCATAGAATATTCACAAGTTTTTATTGTATTTGccataaattttatatttagaaacgaatttataagaaaatatatgCAAGAAGAATGGAGATACATGCCtactttcataaaaaaatatttgtagatTTTGCATAAAGATCTATTTCTTTAtcaattttataagaaaatatcaaattatttttttcaaaaatatatatttttagggaTTTCTAAACAATTGTATCTTGGGCCTAAGAATAAAACATGCCATAGTCTAAACAAATTTGtatcaaatattaaaaatatgtatcacccatatttaaatttatccaaaacattctaaatatgcattttttttccaaaataaaaaGGCGACCATTTTAACAAAATCAATAATTAAGTAGAACTTTCAtccaaaatttataaaatattttgtgCTTAGAATTATGACAGGAGCTAAATAAATAGAGGATGGAGACACATGAGCCCCTTTCCTCTTGCTATTCTTGTTATTAAAGTTAAAACTGAGCTAACATGtattgattaaaaatttgagtatatcttgagATGTTGAGTAGAGATTCACAACCACATGTATAGGAATCAAGGAC
This genomic stretch from Phoenix dactylifera cultivar Barhee BC4 unplaced genomic scaffold, palm_55x_up_171113_PBpolish2nd_filt_p 000076F, whole genome shotgun sequence harbors:
- the LOC103716454 gene encoding pre-mRNA-splicing factor 18-like, translating into MDLLKRELQKKRERLEADFGGKKLLKRSEIEQKEIQKLRAEEQRERLSKSRPSSAPSTASSGQNPSSEASLPPTLSSSSSSSKKPSEARSEEQRIDDLVLPRHDVIRRLRILKQPITLFGEDDDARLDRLKLTLKSGVLEIDSDMIEGQTNDFLRDIDELRKRQKSGSVSFLHDRSKSKREDGAGLEDDGADADGGKNLSADGGSSGENTDKDLKRMKTKFEDLCDEDKILVFFKRLLNEWNLELEEMTEAEKRTAKGKSMVATFKQCARYLHPLFKFCRKKVLPDDICHALLVVVECCMKRDYLAAMDQYIKLAIGNGPWPIGVTMVGIHERSAREKIYTNSVAHIMNDETTRKYLQSVKRLMTFCQRRYPANPSKSVEFNSLANGSDLRSLLAEERGVGKSTSEERLQLMPATKE